A DNA window from Hordeum vulgare subsp. vulgare chromosome 1H, MorexV3_pseudomolecules_assembly, whole genome shotgun sequence contains the following coding sequences:
- the LOC123446330 gene encoding uncharacterized protein LOC123446330, producing the protein MDSIKINLAVDKSRNRVLFADAGSDFVDVLLSFLTLPLSAIQFCVSPSPGCLSNLCDSISRLTGGKLLKVEACHGMLLTPSTAHEFGGRIDLFFQHGAFVKSQQNLKVNGNLCSCWKVMDRLVRAYCGAIPSPGKFVRCKERFVISDDWTITPACTSLIHRFSSESDAVFPGFEEVEVCVSWPKVISMLKASLSSDTIFTDVFLSMGTGDQDARVTAKPSINQKTVATPNEDPGTLPEFKTKFFYDAKEKEVIYAECKHDFVDLLLGFLTYPLGCVIKNMYDSDLASPLGTGGMANLYTSVVELDAAGFIAGGYPAETLLNPPLSPFCRHPDCSTAKKDVVEQKNFMGLVSHSSCVGCRYDLVEDRKYVVDDDLLIHQASAMSVAKHWRGRDKADVVEMDINITKQEAVVLLQAMLTSKTPLTDVFISRLVEHST; encoded by the exons ATGGATTCCATCAAGATTAACCTCGCCGTCGACAAGTCCCGCAACCGCGTGCTGTTTGCCGACGCGGGCTCCGATTTCGTCGACGTCCTCCTCAGCTTCCTCACGCTTCCGCTATCCGCAATCCAGTTCTGCGTGTCGCCGTCGCCGGGATGCCTCTCCAACCTCTGCGACAGCATCAGCCGCCTCACGGGAGGTAAGCTGCTTAAGGTTGAGGCCTGCCATGGCATGCTTCTCACGCCGTCGACCGCCCATGAGTTTGGTGGCCG GATTGATCTTTTCTTCCAGCACGGTGCGTTCGTCAAGAGCCAGCAGAACCTGAAGGTAAACGGCAATCTCTGTAGCTGTTGGAAAGTGATGGACAGACTTGTGCGTGCATACTGTGGAGCAATCCCTTCACCTGGTAAGTTCGTGAGGTGTAAAGAACGGTTTGTGATCAGCGATGACTGGACGATCACGCCGGCGTGCACCTCGCTGATTCACAGGTTCAGCTCTGAATCTGACGCCGTCTTCCCCGGGTTTGAGGAGGTAGAAGTGTGTGTCAGCTGGCCAAAG GTTATATCCATGCTGAAGGCTTCTCTCTCGTCGGATACCATATTCACTGATGTGTTCCTATCCATGGGAACCGGTGATCAGGATGCTCGTGTCACTGCCAAACCGAGCATCAACCAGAAAACCGTAGCAACTCCCAATGAAGACCCGGGAACTTTACCAGAATTTAAGACCAAGTTTTTTTACGACGCCAAAGAGAAGGAGGTCATTTATGCTGAATGCAAGCATGATTTCGTGGATCTGCTCCTCGGCTTCTTGACTTACCCACTGGGCTGTGTGATCAAGAACATGTATGACAGTGACCTCGCCTCTCCTCTCGGCACCGGCGGCATGGCCAATCTGTACACCAGCGTCGTCGAACTCGACGCGGCAGGCTTCATAGCAGGTGGCTACCCCGCTGAGACGTTGCTGAATCCACCCCTTAGCCCGTTCTGTAGGCACCCTGACTGCTCCACCGCCAAGAAAGACGTCGTGGAACAAAAGAACTTCATGGGTCTGGTATCGCATAGCTCGTGTGTTGGCTGTCGTTATGACCTTGTCGAAGACCGAAAGTATGTGGTAGACGATGATCTGCTGATCCACCAGGCCTCCGCGATGTCGGTGGCGAAGCACTGGCGTGGCAGAGACAAGGCTGACGTGGTGGAGATGGACATTAACATCACGAAACAGGAG GCTGTTGTGCTGCTCCAGGCCATGCTTACCTCGAAGACACCGCTGACAGACGTGTTCATCAGTAGGCTGGTGGAACATTCGACTTGA